A part of Nerophis lumbriciformis linkage group LG25, RoL_Nlum_v2.1, whole genome shotgun sequence genomic DNA contains:
- the mfng gene encoding beta-1,3-N-acetylglucosaminyltransferase manic fringe, with product MKRWIPLFIFVLFIVLYVDFQLGTLECTTEVLPASHGAAAAANTHPGRGGSQREDRLRLEDIFIAVKTTGRFHRTRLVLLLDTWISTTKTHTFIFTDTEDEHPKIKDFHMVLTGCQSDHSQQALACKMAAEYDAFMASDKRWFCHVDDDNYVNAEALLAALAAFPRRGDVYVGKPSLDKPITAHELSEGNTTREVKFWFATGGAGFCLSRQLAQKMSPWARGSRFQETSAKIRLPDDCTVGFIVEDRLGVSMVHSPLFHSHLENLLLIKHADIPHQVTLSYGMFENKLNSVELKGRFSKEEDPSRFKTLHCLLHPLTSWCP from the exons ATGAAGAGATGGATCCCGCTCTTCATCTTTGTCCTTTTCATCGTCCTTTATGTGGACTTTCAATTAGGGACATTAGAATGTACTACGGAGGTTCTCCCCGCGTCGCACGGAGCAGCCGCGGCCGCCAACACGCACCCAGGACGGGGAGGCTCTCAGAGGGAGGACCGGCTGAGGCTGGAGGACATCTTCATCGCCGTGAAGACCACCGGCAGGTTCCACAGGACGCGCCTCGTCCTCCTGCTGGACACATGGATCTCCACCACCAAGACTCAT ACTTTCATTTTCACAGACACAGAAGACGAGCACCCGAAGATTAAAG ATTTCCACATGGTGCTGACCGGCTGCCAGTCGGACCACAGCCAGCAGGCCCTGGCGTGCAAGATGGCGGCCGAGTACGACGCCTTTATGGCGTCCGACAAGAG GTGGTTCTGTCACGTGGACGACGACAACTACGTCAACGCCGAGGCTCTCCTCGCCGCGCTCGCCGCCTTCCCTCGTCGGGGTGACGTTTACGTGGGCAAGCCGAGCCTGGACAAGCCCATCACCGCGCACGAACTCTCGGAGGGCAACACCACG agggAAGTGAAGTTCTGGTTCGCCACAGGAGGAGCAGGGTTCTGTTTGAGCAGACAACTGGCCCAGAAGATGTCTCCATGGGCTCG agGCTCTCGCTTCCAAGAGACGTCAGCAAAGATCCGCCTCCCCGACGACTGCACGGTGGGCTTCATCGTAGAGGACCGGCTGGGAGTCTCCATGGTCCACTCGCCCTTGTTCCACTCTCACCTGGAGAACTTGCTGCTCATCAAACACGCCGACATTCCTCACCAG GTGACGCTGAGTTACGGAATGTTTGAGAACAAGTTGAACAGCGTGGAGTTGAAGGGAAGATTCTCCAAAGAGGAAGATCCATCCAG GTTCAAGACTTTGCACTGCCTGCTGCACCCGCTGACCAGCTGGTGTCCTTAA